The following is a genomic window from Cupriavidus taiwanensis.
CTAGCAGGCCACGCTCTGCAAGTGAAGAACGGTTCATTTGCCTGGCCTTTCCCTGGCGAGCGCCGGGCGGCTATCCCTTCGATAGAAATCTTTTTTCTTGACTATCTACCTACCAGTAGATAGCATTCAGTCCATGGCACCGCTGCAACTGCCACCGAAAGCAAGAAAGTACGGAAATGTGGCGATTCCATGGCATGACCCGAGTGGTCATTTTTTCAGGCCGATAAATCTATCTACTAGTAGATGCGAGCCTGGAAAGCGACCCACCGAATAGCCACTGATACCGAATTGACGCGATCCGAAGCATCGCACCCCAGGAGCCCATCATGACCAAGACCGCCAAGACCCTGCTCACCGCCGCCACCCTTGCCGCCGCGCTCGCCGGCGGCGTGGCGCAGGCCGCCAGCGTGCAAGACAACGCCGGCGACAAGTACGGCTACAGCTACCGCGTCGGCAAGGCCGATGCCTTTACCGACGGGGCCCGCAGCGGCAAGTTCGATCCGTTCACGGAAGGCGCGCGCAGCGGCAAGTTCGATCCGTTCACCGAAGGCGCCCGCGTCGGCAAGACCGACCCGTACACCGACGGCTTCCGCACCGTGGCGGGCCTGGACCGCAGCGGCGTCTCGGCCGAGCCGGCCCGCAGCTTCGATCCGTACACCGACGGTGCGCGCGTCGGCAAGGCTGACCCCTATACCGACGGCGCGCTGGCCTGATTGCTGCCGGCGCTGGCCGGCGGCCCACCACTTACGATGGCGGCCAGTGGCCGCCGTCCGATGGAGTCCATCATGAGTTTGCGTGACAGCATCCTGTTGCTTGGCGGATGGCTGGTACTTTGCGTGACGAGTGGCTCGATGATCACCTTCGCCGCGCAGGTCCTGCCTGGCTAACGCCCTGTATTGCATCGTGCCCCGAGGCTAGGGAATTACCCCAGCCCCGGGGCATTTCAACTTGAGCGTCTATCTTCGCGTAGATAAACTGCTTGCATGAAACCCCAATCCGTACGCGAGCAATTGCTCGAGCACACCCTGATCCTGATCCGCCGGCGCGGCTTCAACGGCTTCAGCTACCGCGACCTGGCGGAGCTGGTGGGCGTGAAGACCTCCAGCATCCACTATTACTTTCCCACCAAGGAAGACCTGGTCCAGGAAGCGGTAAAGGAATACAGCGCCCGCCTGGCCGAGCGCATCCATGGCATCGACACCAGCCTGCCGGTCACCGAGCAGGCCGCGATCTACCTGGCGCCGTTCCGCGCCAGCTGCGGCTCGGACCAGATCTGCCTGTGCGGCATGCTGTCGACCGAGACCCTGTGCCTGCCCGAATCCGTTCACAAGATGCTGCAAGGCTTCTTCCTGCTGAACGAGCAATGGCTGGCCGGGCTGCTGAAGCGGGCCCAGCCCCATCGCAGCACGCCGTTCCCGGTACCGCCGGCGCGGCTGGCGCAAGTGGTGTTCGGCTCGCTGCAGAGCGGGCTGATCGCGGCACGCCTGTTCGGCACCTCGGACCGCGTTGAAGCCGCCGCCGACACGCTGATGGCGGCCGTATCCGATCAAGTTTGCGCGCGATAGCAGTGGCGCGTCTGAAGCCGTCATGTGGCGCGAGCCGCATGGCGGTTTTTTTATGCCCGCGTCGCGGGCCGCCAAATTGCCGAAAAATCGCTTCATAAACAAGGTTTTAGCGCGATTTTGGGGAAACCTATCGCACCGATAGAAATGTTTTTCCTTGACTCTCTACCTAGTAGTAGATAGTATCGAGTCCATGGAAGCGCTGCACCGCCACCAACAAGCAAGACCAGGCGGCATGCGGCGATCCCATTGCACGACCGGAAGCGGTCATTTTTTTGAGAGCAGCTATCTATCTACTGATAGATAAGAAATCAAAAACGTCCGCAACAGCCACTGACACCGAATTGACGCGATCCCGAATCATCGCACCCCAGGAGCCCACCATGACCAAGACCGCCAAGACCCTGATCACCGCCGCCACCCTTGCCGCCGCGCTCGCCGGCGGTGTGGCGCAGGCCGCCAGCGTGCAGGACAACGCCGGCGACAAGTATGGCTACAGCTACCGCGTCGGCAAGGCCGATGCCTTTACCGACGGGGCCCGCAGCGGCAAGTTCGATCCGTTCACCGAAGGCGCGCGCGTCGGCAAG
Proteins encoded in this region:
- a CDS encoding TetR/AcrR family transcriptional regulator, producing MKPQSVREQLLEHTLILIRRRGFNGFSYRDLAELVGVKTSSIHYYFPTKEDLVQEAVKEYSARLAERIHGIDTSLPVTEQAAIYLAPFRASCGSDQICLCGMLSTETLCLPESVHKMLQGFFLLNEQWLAGLLKRAQPHRSTPFPVPPARLAQVVFGSLQSGLIAARLFGTSDRVEAAADTLMAAVSDQVCAR